The Nicotiana tabacum cultivar K326 chromosome 14, ASM71507v2, whole genome shotgun sequence genome contains a region encoding:
- the LOC107798079 gene encoding uncharacterized protein LOC107798079, producing MEKANASNKPVMQHPDSHLSASSSSDSSLELSTHPKESLGDLYTKSEPDASLSPSPAASWFPDVSSQTPQWSMMSNSPRAETGNPLFPDAFPQNLEPMKSPPSHSTMDHPPGYDPNRIPKSIFSSKPTTPEWSTASNESLFSIQMGTNSFSTDYSHLLSKSQELNKPEEWKNSPYYASEVKSNDSKNLSSPLPPLIDVSRDRDEKSARASEGPGIQEKNVETPKMVSEEKPVNNNIKGKTSSVIEEPAATTSNRTDDRAVPPTEATRISSPARTSSPCHSEASGNSSSSFAFPVLVNDGAKSNSLKGAAEKVEKPQSQPEFQPEKQPQHKQSESQLKAAEKSWCSCFTCWPHCC from the exons atggAGAAAGCGAATGCTAGCAATAAACCTGTAATGCAACATCCTGattctcacttatcagcttcttCATCATCTGATTCGTCACTAGAACTAAGTACTCATCCAAAGGAGTCTCTTGGAGATTTATATACAAAGTCCGAACCAGATGCTTCCCTATCTCCTAGTCCAGCAGCCTCATGGTTTCCTGATGTTTCTTCTCAGACGCCACAGTGGAGTATGATGAGTAATTCTCCGCGTGCTGAAACAGGAAATCCATTATTCCCCGATGCTTTTCCTCAGAATCTTGAGCCAATGAAATCCCCTCCATCACATAGTACTATGGATCATCCTCCAGGTTATGATCCTAATCGTATTCCTAAATCCATTTTTTCGAGCAAGCCTACCACCCCGGAATGGAGCACTGCATCAAATGAGTCATTGTTTAGTATTCAAATGGGAACCAACAGCTTCTCCACAGATTACTCTCACTTGCTATccaaatctcaagaactcaacaAGCCTGAGGAATGGAAAAATTCTCCATATTATGCATCCGAAGTTAAATCCAATGACAGTAAGAACTTATCTTCCCCCCTTCCCCCTCTTATCGATGTAAGCAGAGATAGGGATGAAAAAAGTGCAAGAGCGTCGGAAGGTCCTGGTATACAAGAGAAGAATGTCGAGACCCCCAAAATGGTCTCAGAGGAAAAACCTGTGAATAATAATATCAAAGGAAAGACAAGTAGTGTCATTGAAGAGCCTGCTGCTACCACCTCCAACAGGACTGATGACAGAGCTGTTCCACCAACTGAGGCTACTCGTATTTCTTCACCTGCTCGTACTTCTTCACCTTGCCACTCCGAGGCGAGTGGAAACAGCAGTAGTTCCTTTGCTTTCCCAGT ACTAGTAAATGATGGTGCGAAAAGCAACTCGCTGAAAGGTGCCGCTGAGAAAGTAGAGAAACCTCAATCTCAACCAGAGTTCCAACCAGAAAAGCAGCCGCAACACAAGCAATCAGAATCACAGCTTAAAGCAGCAGAGAAAAGTTGGTGTTCATGTTTCACATGTTGGCCTCACTGTTGTTGA